In one Brassica oleracea var. oleracea cultivar TO1000 chromosome C9, BOL, whole genome shotgun sequence genomic region, the following are encoded:
- the LOC106315518 gene encoding ER membrane protein complex subunit 3, translating into MAEDLVLDTAIRDWVLIPLSVVMVLIGILRYFVSKLMRSSPSPDAKIVKEGQVIIRARNLKAGANFIPLRSFRTRRLYFSNEENGLLHVPKGQGTNPQAQMFSDPNMAMDMMKKNLSMIIPQTLTFAWVNFFFSGFVAAKIPFPLTQRFRSMLQNGIDLSTVDVSYVSSRSWYFLNLFGLRGLFSLILGDENAIDDTQRMMQMGGFGFDASKSLGAEKDGLDIIQHDWALPRFEQRAESVLRKLVK; encoded by the exons ATGGCGGAGGATCTGGTTCTCGATACGGCGATTAGAGATTGGGTTCTGATCCCTCTCTCCGTCGTGATGGTTCTCATCGGTATCCTCCGGTACTTCGTCTCCAAGCTCATGCGTTCTTCTCCATCTCCCGATGCTAAGATTGTCAAAGAAGG GCAAGTTATTATCAGAGCTCGGAATCTAAAAGCCGGTGCAAATTTCATCCCGTTGAGATCGTTCCGCACTCGTAGACTCTACTTTAGCAACGAG GAGAATGGTTTGCTACATGTTCCCAAGGGCCAAGGCACAAACCCTCAAGCTCAGATGTTTTCTGATCCTAACATGGCCATGGATATGATGAAGAAAAACCTTTCCATGATTATTCCCCAG ACGCTCACTTTTGCATGGGTCAACTTCTTCTTCTCTGGATTTGTTGCAG CCAAAATACCATTCCCACTGACCCAGAGGTTCAGGTCAATGTTACAGAATGGCATCGACTTGAGCACTGTCGATGTTAGCTATGTGAGTAGTCGTTCGTG GTACTTCTTAAACTTGTTTGGATTAAGAGGCTTGTTCAGTCTCATTCTCGGAGATGAAAATG CCATTGATGACACACAACGTATGATGCAAATGGGTGGGTTTGGTTTTGATGCATCAAAG AGCTTGGGTGCAGAGAAAGACGGTCTCGACATAATTCAGCACGATTGGGCTCTACCTCGATTCGAGCAGCGTGCAGAGTCAGTATTGAGAAAACTCGTGAAGTAG
- the LOC106314620 gene encoding uncharacterized protein LOC106314620 has translation MTASDGVATSTISAMVVLLISLLAASSAFGVSDKCSTSKAEDNPIVTCTKCGALMWISESTGTDSKTGEPTFTICCNHGQIKLPPIKQPPALLEELLRTRWFRDTIRVYNSILAFTSIGMKMDYSVVHAPGPYTIQIQGQTHHRIGSLIPRQGQPPEHLQLYIFDTGNKIRNRLNAMGQTSTEGNLDETTLERLIEMIDENNCLAKIFRRARDYYESNGTEFNIKLLSDKGKGKEYDLPSTGEVAGLIVGDMSSTIGVRDIVVQFQSDTLQQICDDHPLYMSLQYPLLFPYGKYGFHPEIPLHLETGTSKTRQFLTIRQYYAAQIQTRLNQGMTLVKGGRLLHQYVVDVFTAIEEDRLRWARNNQDILRAGLYSNVLDAVSKGNTDAKIIGQRFILRPSFTGGPRYLVEKYHDAIAICREYENPDLFITMTANPNWREIKEHLERYGGNSPNDRPDIECRVFKMKLDQLLKDFKEGTFFKPYTAALHRIEFQKRGLPHAHILLWFGNSSRTLSAEEVDEIISAELPNKEEDPEAYNLVTKHMIHGPCGVINRKSPCMENNVCTKKYPRPYNDNTSIDISGYLLYRRRRNENKFVVKDGAILNNTFVVPHNVKLLKKYEAHINVEWCNRTSAVKYLFKYITKGVDRASVVIEKGNAATTSDTVPSGEPKERVIKQRNKIQDYIDARYLSACESMWRNFAFHIHKRKPSVEKLIIHLEGEHNITIKSIDNLGRVIHKPGIEKTVFTEWMVLCRRSAFARTLTYVQIPEYFLWNNSTKVWTERKKGKTIGRIVAVHPSASERYYLRILINKIKGPRSYDELKTFNDVKYPDFKSVCHARGYLDNDVEWHESMSEGARTASPFQIRDMFVTFLNNCFVASLKKLWEHSWKSMSENILHKRQRLLGHTNLELDEETLEQYTLIEVKKLMHMHDRSLSVIKEMPKIKPVLLKELGNSLWNQEMDYDRAIYESVLDSVDRKDGKLFFVYGAWSTGKTFLYKTIISRLRSRKQIVLPIASSGIAALLLPNGRTAHSRFNIPLKLSEEKLCNIKPGTMLAELIEKTDLIIWDEAPMTHKHAFEALDKTLKDIMSMKNPPAKDQNFGGKIVLLGGDFRQILPVISQGSRADNVLASISHSYLWNSCHKFSLKTNMRFKQDEKEFSEWLLKVGEGRQESVQEDEDNGYHEQMIIVDNSLVQETKDESLKQVVDAAYGDVNKIKPSEGSYTDKAILTPRNDTVDEINAYTISKTDGESRDYYSYDSFEVSDTQSDQNDTLYAIEYLNSMEFPGFPSHKLTLKVGAPIMYLRNVNKKKGLCNGTRLILTHIGERMLKADIITGSHIGDEVLIPRIVLLHDETKLPFTLRRRQFPIRLCYAMTINKSQGQSLKEVILYLPRHVFAHGQLYVALSRVTSKAGLKIIKSGDSHPRKVKNIVYKYSSYQPKGIKVNAPSLMMDISLFPSSPTQKIPRHLHVLFVEKFNQLIYDFRLF, from the exons ATGACTGCCTCGGATGGTGTAGCTACTTCGACTATCTCCGCCATGGTCGTTCTTCTCATTTCATTGTTGGCGGCTTCCTCTGCTTTTGGGGTTTCTG ATAAATGCTCCACATCTAAAGCCGAAGATAACCCAATCGTAACATGCACAAAATGTGGTGCATTAATGTGGATTTCGGAAAGCACTGGTACAGACTCCAAAACCGGTGAACCAACATTCACAATTTGCTGTAATCATGGCCAAATAAAGCTTCCTCCGATCAAGCAACCTCCAGCCCTGTTAGAAGAACTTCTTCGGACTAGGTGGTTTCGAGATACCATCCGTGTCTATAATTCTATACTGGCTTTCACCTCCATTGGAATGAAAATGGATTATAGTGTGGTGCATGCGCCCGGTCCTTACACTATACAGATCCAAGGTCAAACCCACCATAGAATAGGCTCGCTTATACCGCGACAAGGCCAACCCCCAGAACATCTCCAGCTTTACATATTTGATACGGGCAACAAAATCAGAAACCGTTTAAATGCGATGGGGCAAACCTCAACAGAAGGTAATCTTGATGAGACAACCTTAGAGCGCCTTATCGAGATGATTGATGAGAATAATTGTTTGGCTAAGATTTTCCGACGGGCACGTGACTACTACGAAAGCAATGGGACAGAGTTTAATATTAAGTTGCTCTCAGATAAAGGGAAAGGAAAAGAATACGATCTTCCGAGTACAGGTGAGGTCGCCGGCCTTATCGTAGGGGATATGTCATCAACAATTGGAGTACGAGATATAGTGGTCCAATTCCAATCTGACACTTTGCAGCAGATATGTGATGATCACCCACTATACATGAGCCTCCAATATCCTCTTCTGTTTCCATATGGTAAGTATGGATTTCACCCCGAGATCCCATTACATCTTGAGACAGGCACCTCGAAAACAAGGCAATTCCTAACCATACGCCAATACTACGCTGCTCAGATACAAACGCGTCTCAACCAAGGGATGACGTTGGTTAAAGGTGGTCGTCTCCTCCATCAATATGTTGTGGACGTTTTTACAGCAATCGAAGAAGATCGGCTAAGGTGGGCGAGGAATAATCAAGATATTTTGAGAGCCGGACTCTACAGTAATGTACTCGATGCTGTTAGCAAGGGTAACACTGATGCTAAAATTATTGGTCAAAGATTCATACTGCGGCCAAGTTTCACCGGTGGGCCCCGATACTTAGTTGAAAAATACCATGATGCGATAGCTATTTGCAGAGAATATGAGAATCCAGATTTGTTTATCACAATGACGGCCAATCCTAACTGGAGAGAGATCAAAGAGCATCTTGAGAGATATGGTGGAAACTCTCCCAATGATAGACCAGACATTGAATGTCGAGTCTTCAAAATGAAGTTAGATCAGCTACTCAAGGATTTTAAAGAAGGGACTTTTTTCAAGCCATACACGGCAGCCCTCCACAGGATAGAGTTTCAAAAAAGAGGGCTCCCTCATGCACATATATTATTGTGGTTTGGAAACTCTTCAAGAACACTAAGTGCAGAGGAAGTAGATGAAATTATTTCAGCCGAGCTCCCAAACAAAGAAGAAGACCCGGAAGCTTACAATTTAGTGACAAAACACATGATCCATGGTCCATGTGGGGTCATTAATCGGAAGTCACCATGTATGGAGAATAATGTGTGCACAAAAAAGTATCCTCGACCGTATAATGACAATACTTCGATTGACATATCAGGGTATCTATTATATCGTCGACGTCGGAATGAAAATAAGTTTGTGGTGAAGGATGGTGCAATCCTGAACAACACATTTGTCGTACCTCATAACGTTAAGCTCCTGAAGAAGTACGAAGCTCATATTAATGTTGAATGGTGTAATCGTACAAGTGCAGTGAAGTACTTATTCAAGTACATAACAAAGGGTGTTGACAGAGCATCTGTAGTTATTGAAAAAGGGAATGCGGCAACTACCTCTGACACAGTACCTTCTGGGGAACCAAAGGAAAGAGTAATAAAGCAACGGAATAAGATCCAAGACTACATTGATGCTCGGTATTTATCAGCTTGTGAGTCTATGTGGCGTAATTTCGCATTCCACATACATAAAAGAAAGCCATCAGTTGAGAAGCTTATTATTCACTTAGAAGGTGAGCATAATATCACAATTAAATCAATTGATAACCTCGGCCGTGTAATCCACAAGCCAGGTATTGAGAAGACGGTGTTCACTGAATGGATGGTCTTATGCAGAAGGTCAGCGTTTGCACGTACGTTAACTTATGTGCAAATACCTGAATATTTCTTATGGAACAACAGTACCAAAGTCTGGACGGAACGTAAAAAAGGAAAAACCATTGGAAGAATCGTGGCTGTCCATCCATCCGCAAGTGAGCGATACTATCTGAGGATCCTCATAAATAAGATTAAGGGTCCTAGAAGTTATGACGAGCTGAAAACGTTTAACGATGTGAAATACCCTGACTTCAAATCGGTTTGCCACGCACGAGGATATTTGGACAATGATGTTGAATGGCACGAGAGTATGTCAGAGGGTGCTAGAACGGCTTCTCCATTCCAAATCCGCGATATGTTTGTCACATTCCTAAACAATTGCTTCGTTGCCAGCCTTAAAAAGCTATGGGAACACTCATGGAAATCAATGAGCGAGAATATACTTCACAAGAGACAAAGGCTCTTAGGTCACACAAATCTTGAACTGGATGAAGAAACCCTTGAGCAATACACGTTAATCGAAGTGAAAAAGTTGATGCACATGCATGACCGCTCATTAAGTGTTATTAAAGAGATGCCAAAGATCAAACCTGTTTTGCTAAAAGAATTGGGGAACAGTTTGTGGAACCAAGAAATGGATTACGAT CGTGCGATCTACGAATCAGTCTTAGACTCTGTTGATAGAAAGGATGGCAAACTATTCTTTGTATATGGCGCATGGAGCACAGGAAAAACATTCCTATACAAAACCATTATATCCAGACTTCGCTCAAGGAAACAAATCGTTCTGCCGATTGCTTCTTCAGGAATAGCCGCATTACTACTACCTAACGGGAGAACCGCTCATTCTCGATTTAATATTCCGTTGAAGCTCTCCGAAGAGAAGCTCTGCAACATCAAACCAGGTACAATGCTGGCTGAACTTATTGAGAAAACGGACCTCATAATTTGGGATGAGGCACCTATGACACACAAGCATGCTTTCGAAGCACTTGACAAAACTTTGAAGGACATAATGTCTATGAAAAATCCACCAGCAAAAGATCAAAATTTTGGCGGCAAGATAGTTTTGTTAGGTGGTGATTTTAGACAGATCTTACCAGTAATTTCACAAGGTAGTAGAGCAGATAATGTCTTAGCTTCGATAAGTCATTCATATCTATGGAATAGCTGCCACAAGTTCTCTTTAAAAACAAATATGCGATTCAAACAGGACGAGAAAGAGTTCTCTGAGTGGCTTCTCAAAGTCGGGGAAGGTCGTCAAGAATCAGTACAAGAAGATGAGGATAATGGCTACCATGAACAAATGATAATCGTCGACAACTCATTGGTCCAAGAGACTAAGGATGAATCATTAAAACAAGTTGTCGATGCTGCATATGGTGATGTCAACAAAATAAAGCCCTCCGAAGGTTCCTACACTGATAAAGCTATACTCACACCCCGAAATGATACCGTCGATGAAATCAATGCATATACAATCTCCAAAACCGACGGGGAGTCAAGAGACTACTACAGCTACGATAGCTTCGAGGTTTCGGATACTCAGTCTGACCAAAATGATACATTATACGCGATTGAGTATCTCAATTCCATGGAATTTCCAGGATTTCCTTCTCATAAACTCACTCTCAAAGTTGGGGCCCCAATTATGTATCTGCGAAACGTAAACAAAAAAAAAGGTTTATGCAACGGTACCCGTTTAATCTTAACCCACATAGGCGAAAGAATGCTTAAGGCAGACATAATCACTGGGTCACACATTGGAGACGAAGTTTTAATCCCAAGAATTGTTCTCTTGCATGATGAAACAAAGCTGCCGTTCACTTTGCGTCGACGACAATTCCCTATCAGATTGTGTTATGCAATGACAATCAACAAAAGCCAAGGGCAAAGTTTAAAAGAGGTTATCCTATATCTACCTAGACATGTCTTCGCACATGGTCAACTGTACGTGGCTCTCTCACGTGTGACGAGCAAAGCAGGATTAAAAATCATCAAAAGCGGAGATTCACACCCACGAAAGGTGAAGAACATAGTCTACAAA TATTCTAGCTATCAACCGAAAGGAATCAAAGTTAACGCTCCTTCCCTGATGATGGATATCTCATTATTTCCAA GTTCTCCAACTCAAAAAATCCCAAGACATCTACACGTCCTCTTCGTCGAAAAGTTCAACCAACTTATTTATGATTTCCGCTTGTTTTAA
- the LOC106315593 gene encoding NHP2-like protein 1 → MTVEAVNPKAYPLADSQLAITILDLVQQATNYKQLKKGANEATKTLNRGISEFVVMAADAEPLEILLHLPLLAEDKNVPYVFVPSKQALGRACGVTRPVIACSVTSNEASQLKSQIQQLKDAIEKLLI, encoded by the exons ATGACGGTTGAAGCAGTTAACCCTAAGGCCTACCCGTTAGCTGATTCTCAGCTAGCGATAACAATCCTCGATCTTGTCCAGCAAGCTACGAACTACAAACAGCTCAAGAAAGGAGCTAATGAAGCTACCAAGACATTGAACCGTGGTATCTCTGAGTTCGTTGTTATGGCTGCTGATGCCGAGCCTCTCGAGATCCTTCTTCATCTTCCTCTTCTCGCTGAAGACAAG AATGTGCCGTATGTGTTTGTGCCATCGAAACAAGCACTTGGAAGAGCATGTGGTGTGACAAGACCCGTGATTGCTTGTTCGGTTACATCAAACGAGGCTAGCCAGTTGAAATCTCAGATTCAGCAGCTTAAGGATGCTATTGAGAAGCTCCTCATCTAA